One window of the Saccopteryx bilineata isolate mSacBil1 chromosome 2, mSacBil1_pri_phased_curated, whole genome shotgun sequence genome contains the following:
- the LOC136322709 gene encoding beta-lactoglobulin isoform X1 produces the protein MALARGPLLLLTLGLGLASAQRTPEEVPVQPGFDARKVEGRWLTAQLAASQARLVSPADPLRMALHSIRTRDGDLEFVLFWRGEGVCKGVNVTVHPAGLQGQYQGSLEGGGRILVHIVSTDYSSLILYVRVEDGGGEVTNLWALLARRMPGDPEWLGRYLSPVPPAQSLGQGRPQVFLPPAPPCPGAFQPNPSTTQEPSQPGHTHLLCPFPGLSLTVGH, from the exons ATGGCCCTGGCGAGAGGGCCCCTCCTGCTGCTGACCCTCGGCCTGGGCCTGGCCAGCGCCCAGAGGACTCCAGAAGAGGTGCCCGTGCAGCCAGGCTTTGACGCCCGGAAG GTGGAGGGACGCTGGCTGACCGCCCAGCTGGCCGCGAGCCAGGCACGCCTGGTCTCCCCAGCCGACCCCTTGAGGATGGCTCTCCACTCCATCAGGACCCGGGACGGCGACCTGGAGTTCGTGTTGTTCTGGAG gGGAGAGGGGGTGTGCAAGGGAGTCAATGTCACCGTCCACCCAGCTGGGCTCCAAGGCCAGTACCAAGGCTCCT TGGAGGGCGGTGGCCGCATTCTCGTCCACATCGTCAGCACGGACTACAGCAGCCTCATTCTTTACGTCCGCGTGGAGGACGGCGGCGGCGAGGTCACCAACCTGTGGGCGCTGCTGG CCAGAAGAATGCCCGGGGACCCTGAATGGCTGGGGAGATACCTGAG CCCAGTGCCCCCCGCCCAAAGCCTAGGGCAGGGCCGCCCCCAAGTCTTCCTGCCTCCCGCCCCCCCTTGCCCAGGTGCCTTCCAACCCAACCCCTCTACCACCCAGGAGCCCTCTCAGCCGGGGCACACccaccttctttgtccctttccTGGCCTCTCCCTCACTGTGGGTCACTAG
- the LOC136322709 gene encoding beta-lactoglobulin isoform X2 → MALARGPLLLLTLGLGLASAQRTPEEVPVQPGFDARKVEGRWLTAQLAASQARLVSPADPLRMALHSIRTRDGDLEFVLFWRGEGVCKGVNVTVHPAGLQGQYQGSLEGGGRILVHIVSTDYSSLILYVRVEDGGGEVTNLWALLARRMPGDPEWLGRYLRYVREFHLQTAPVFNLDAQCPPPKA, encoded by the exons ATGGCCCTGGCGAGAGGGCCCCTCCTGCTGCTGACCCTCGGCCTGGGCCTGGCCAGCGCCCAGAGGACTCCAGAAGAGGTGCCCGTGCAGCCAGGCTTTGACGCCCGGAAG GTGGAGGGACGCTGGCTGACCGCCCAGCTGGCCGCGAGCCAGGCACGCCTGGTCTCCCCAGCCGACCCCTTGAGGATGGCTCTCCACTCCATCAGGACCCGGGACGGCGACCTGGAGTTCGTGTTGTTCTGGAG gGGAGAGGGGGTGTGCAAGGGAGTCAATGTCACCGTCCACCCAGCTGGGCTCCAAGGCCAGTACCAAGGCTCCT TGGAGGGCGGTGGCCGCATTCTCGTCCACATCGTCAGCACGGACTACAGCAGCCTCATTCTTTACGTCCGCGTGGAGGACGGCGGCGGCGAGGTCACCAACCTGTGGGCGCTGCTGG CCAGAAGAATGCCCGGGGACCCTGAATGGCTGGGGAGATACCTGAGGTACGTGAGGGAGTTTCATCTGCAGACGGCGCCCGTCTTTAACCTAGATG CCCAGTGCCCCCCGCCCAAAGCCTAG
- the PAEP gene encoding glycodelin encodes MKCLLLALSVALVCGTQDVFVRQTGEDLDIQKMAGTWFSMAMAAGDRAPLEAADAQLRMHIRELRPTPEDDLEITMHRREDDMCVERKMTARKTGNPTEFQMEDMQDIKVHVLDTDYENYAFLCLENTANAKLSPACQYLARTPTVDEMAVEQFKRALNVLSIHVQIIFAPRQMTERCYA; translated from the exons ATGAAGTGTCTCCTGCTCGCCCTGAGCGTGGCCCTCGTGTGTGGCACCCAGGATGTCTTTGTCCGCCAGACTGGGGAGGACCTAGACATCCAAAAG ATGGCTGGGACGTGGTTCTCCATGGCCATGGCGGCAGGAGACAGGGCCCCGCTGGAGGCCGCAGACGCACAGCTGAGAATGCACATCCGGGAGCTGAGGCCCACCCCCGAGGACGACCTGGAGATCACCATGCACAGACG GGAGGACGACATGTGTGTTGAGAGGAAGATGACCGCAAGGAAAACTGGGAACCCCACTGAGTTCCAGATGGAAG ACATGCAGGACATCAAGGTCCACGTGCTGGACACCGACTACGAGAATTACGCGTTCCTGTGCCTGGAGAACACCGCCAACGCCAAGCTGAGCCCGGCCTGCCAGTACCTGG CCAGGACGCCGACCGTCGACGAGATGGCCGTGGAACAATTCAAAAGGGCCCTGAATGTGCTGTCCATACATGTCCAGATCATCTTTGCCCCCCGCCAGATGACAG AGAGGTGCTACGCCTAG
- the LCN9 gene encoding epididymal-specific lipocalin-9 isoform X1 translates to MALLLLLPLLPGLGPSLVSAQELNLRSVVRRNYNMAKLSGAWYSISMASDDMKRIEEHGDLRVFIQNIKSVSDGSLEFFLRFLLQGECADVAIVCEKTEKEGEYTLVYEGDNRVLLLETDYNLYSTFYLRNIRNGTETQVLALYGRIAELTPSFLERFERVCRKYRLGQQNIINLSRQDPCLQDKR, encoded by the exons AtggcactgctgctgctgctgccgctgctgcccGGCCTGGGGCCCAGCCTGGTCTCCGCCCAGGAGCTCAACCTGCGGTCAGTGGTGCGCAGGAACTACAACATGGCCAAG CTTTCGGGGGCCTGGTATTCCATCTCGATGGCTTCGGATGACATGAAGCGGATCGAAGAACACGGGGACCTGAGGGTCTTCATCCAAAACATAAAAAGCGTCAGTGACGGCAGCCTGGAGTTCTTCCTCCGGTTCCT GCTGCAGGGGGAGTGCGCGGACGTGGCCATCGTCTGCGAGAAGacggagaaagagggagaatacACCCTGGTCT ACGAGGGGGACAACAGGGTCCTGCTCCTGGAGACCGACTACAACCTGTACTCCACCTTCTACCTGCGCAACATCAGGAACGGCACCGAGACCCAAGTGCTCGCTCTTTATG GACGGATAGCGGAACTGACGCCCAGCTTCCTGGAGAGGTTTGAGAGAGTCTGCAGAAAATACAGACTTGGTCAGCAGAACATCATCAACCTGAGCAGACAAG ACCCATGCCTCCAGGACAAGAGGTAG
- the GLT6D1 gene encoding LOW QUALITY PROTEIN: putative glycosyltransferase 6 domain-containing protein 1 (The sequence of the model RefSeq protein was modified relative to this genomic sequence to represent the inferred CDS: deleted 2 bases in 2 codons; substituted 1 base at 1 genomic stop codon), producing the protein MLLGVSTAQGKLAQVAVSESYEKASQRKLLLWLLVLLTLLLGKHRWSDWKPLDISECGLGLRIGPVADQGGYLPSKVASPVPKSGWNVAMNQEELRLSDGFNPRKWPDLVTTTDWQAPVIWEGTFDRAVLRRRHRRRKNLTVGLAVFATGGVPERRWRVRARQTTRVAVRVLPIADGSRMRTADNPRGSAGAPERRRLAHAHGRQPARQCGCSRAPTARACARQTTRVAVRVLPIADGSRMRTADNPRGMRVLPSANGSRMRTQTTRVAAQVLRTVGLTARLPFYKTADLELFLKSANKHFMTGYRVVTYIMVPDWYQLLPLEPGPLRTFRVLIVRRDTWWPDHHLSRMKDLGKFMVSRIQGEVDFLFSMSMDXVFRSEVGAEAGGTAVAQLHARWYFQDHRNFPYEQSPGSAAFIPFGEGDFFYDGAFLGGTPQQVLNLAKAYLRGVIHDMRHELYSTHERHLNRYFFLHKPTKLLSPEYNWDAAPHPPLQSGMFKVLRLTRRGL; encoded by the exons ATGTTGCTGGGTGTGAGCACTGCCCAGGGGAAGCTGGCCCAGGTGGCCGTGTCCGAGAGCT aCGAGAAGGCGTCTCAGAGAAAACTGCTGCTGTGGCTCTTGGTCCTGCTCACGCTCCTGCTCGGGAAACACCGATG GTCCGACTGGAAGCCGCTGGACATCTCAGAATGTGGTTTAGGGCTTAGAATCGGACCTGTGGCAG ACCAGGGGGGCTACCTCCCCTCCAAAGTGGCTTCCCCGGTCCCCAAATCTGGGTGGAATGTGGCCAT GAACCAGGAGGAACTTCGGCTCTCGGACGGGTTTAATCCCAG GAAATGGCCCGACCTCGTGACGACCACGGACTGGCAGGCCCCCGTCATCTGGGAAGGCACTTTCGACAGGGCGGTCCTGCGGAGACGCCACAGGAGG AGAAAGAACCTCACCGTGGGCCTGGCTGTCTTTGCCACCGGCGG GGTGCCGGAGCGCCGATGGCGTGTGCGCGCACGGCAGACAACCCGCGTGGCAGTGCGGGTGCTCCCGATCGCCGATGGCTCGCGCATGCGCACGGCAGACAACCCGCGTGGCAGTGCGGGTGCTCCCGAGCGCCGACGGCTCGCGCATGCGCACGGCAGACAACCCGCGCGGCAGTGCGGGTGCTCCCGAGCGCCGACGGCTCGCGCATGCGCACGGCAGACAACCCGCGTGGCAGTGCGGGTGCTCCCGATCGCCGACGGCTCGCGCATGCGCACGGCAGACAACCCGCGCGGCA TGCGGGTGCTCCCGAGCGCCAATGGCTCGCGCATGCGCACGCAGACAACCCGCGTGGCAGCGCAGGTGCTCCGGACAGTGGGTCTTACTGCGCGTCTCCCGTTTTACAAGACCGCCGACCTGGAGCTCTTCTTAAAATCGGCTAATAAACACTTCATGACCGGGTACCGGGTGGTCACCTACATCATGGTGCCCGACTGGTACCAGCTGCTGCCCCTGGAGCCCGGGCCT CTTCGCACGTTCAGGGTCTTGATCGTCAGACGGGACACCTGGTGGCCCGATCATCACCTCTCGCGCATGAAGGACTTGGGCAAATTCATGGTCAGTCGCATCCAGGGGGAAGTGGACTTTCTCTTCAGCATGAGCATGGACTAGGTCTTCCGGAGCGAGGTCGGGGCGGAGGCCGGGGGCACGGCTGTGGCTCAGCTCCACGCCCGGTGGTACTTTCAAGACCATAGGAATTTCCCTTACGAGCAGAGTCCCGGGTCCGCAGCCTTCATCCCGTTTGGAGAGGGGGATTTCTTCTACGACGGCGCCTTTCTGGGGGGCACGCCCCAGCAGGTCTTGAACCTGGCCAAAGCGTATCTGAGGGGTGTGATCCATGACATGAGACACGAGCTGTACAGCACCCACGAAAGgcacctgaacagatacttcttccTGCATAAGCCCACCAAGCTGCTGTCGCCGGAATACAACTGGGATGCCGCGCCCCACCCGCCCCTGCAGTCCGGAATGTTCAAGGTGCTGCGGCTCACCCGAAGGGGCCTGTGA
- the LCN9 gene encoding epididymal-specific lipocalin-9 isoform X2 has translation MALLLLLPLLPGLGPSLVSAQELNLRSVVRRNYNMAKLSGAWYSISMASDDMKRIEEHGDLRVFIQNIKSVSDGSLEFFLRFLLQGECADVAIVCEKTEKEGEYTLVYEGDNRVLLLETDYNLYSTFYLRNIRNGTETQVLALYGLRESAENTDLVSRTSST, from the exons AtggcactgctgctgctgctgccgctgctgcccGGCCTGGGGCCCAGCCTGGTCTCCGCCCAGGAGCTCAACCTGCGGTCAGTGGTGCGCAGGAACTACAACATGGCCAAG CTTTCGGGGGCCTGGTATTCCATCTCGATGGCTTCGGATGACATGAAGCGGATCGAAGAACACGGGGACCTGAGGGTCTTCATCCAAAACATAAAAAGCGTCAGTGACGGCAGCCTGGAGTTCTTCCTCCGGTTCCT GCTGCAGGGGGAGTGCGCGGACGTGGCCATCGTCTGCGAGAAGacggagaaagagggagaatacACCCTGGTCT ACGAGGGGGACAACAGGGTCCTGCTCCTGGAGACCGACTACAACCTGTACTCCACCTTCTACCTGCGCAACATCAGGAACGGCACCGAGACCCAAGTGCTCGCTCTTTATG GTTTGAGAGAGTCTGCAGAAAATACAGACTTGGTCAGCAGAACATCATCAACCTGA